In one window of uncultured Campylobacter sp. DNA:
- a CDS encoding TonB-dependent siderophore receptor, producing MKKGKILLSFALLCSPFWLTAAQNSGASQNSSAASSASKISSSQSSRAAAASQSSMLPASNLASNSAVTQSSAQKPESPTAANSAPQGNAVVSSATKGIAQNSAPQSGSATNSTLQSLDDDNLGTINVTGKADLSTTEGTGSYTTGNMSTATGLNLSIRETPQSISVISNQLLKDLSLHNAEEALSKYATGISLNNDAGGNRIVSRGFYVDNIQEDGIASSVSSSVFGPLGSSKEFTDLEFYDRVEVLRGVAGLTQSNGEPGGTINLIRKRPSDQLGFNASLSGGSWDNYRGMIDVTDAVNQSGTARARLIGILSKTGSFKDYPRNGYREGVGVSTEFDLADKTLLSAGFLWQKTVGVYDIYGVPVLDNHGNLLNLPRRSYFGSDWDRSEYKKINVYSELSHEFSDDLKAYARLNYTDSDSMLKFGALGGADPYNGTTSHTVRYRIYDNDSKEIGFQTGLDGKFEAFGQKHDFFLNGSLSNEKLNWRETRTRDSSLASLGMNIYNWDRSRIAQPDWSSAATFKDRSSTTIKQRAISLGTRLNLTDDFHFLLGGRFSKVTYSRYYYNILRGTASHSASPSKSDFTPYAGVVWDFADNFSWYASYAEIFKPQAARDKDGKILDPVVGYNLETGVKGEFFDGALNTNVALFQIIQKNRAMSDPLNTNYSIAEGKVRSRGVDAELQGSLTENWKLFAGYTFNRSVYLKTERTSAVVDYSKGANAKRYIPKHLFKFYTNYEIPLGENRKVTLGAGMRYQSKTASIYRENVAYYAAPQKAYALWDANVGYHFDKHFSVNFAVKNITDKKYFQNTQNRVAGHNNYYGEPRNFMLTLNYTY from the coding sequence ATGAAAAAGGGTAAAATTTTACTTTCTTTTGCGCTACTTTGCTCGCCGTTTTGGCTTACTGCGGCGCAAAATAGCGGCGCTTCCCAAAACTCGTCCGCCGCAAGCTCTGCCTCTAAAATTTCGTCGTCGCAAAGCTCGCGTGCAGCCGCCGCATCGCAGAGTTCCATGCTGCCTGCTTCAAATTTAGCCTCTAATAGTGCGGTGACGCAAAGCTCTGCGCAAAAGCCTGAAAGCCCTACCGCTGCAAATTCCGCGCCGCAGGGCAATGCCGTCGTAAGTTCCGCTACTAAAGGCATTGCACAAAATTCCGCGCCGCAAAGCGGTAGCGCGACAAATTCTACGTTGCAGAGCTTGGACGACGATAATCTCGGCACCATAAACGTCACGGGCAAGGCCGATCTGTCCACTACCGAGGGCACGGGCTCTTATACGACGGGCAATATGAGCACCGCGACGGGGCTAAATTTAAGCATAAGAGAAACGCCGCAGTCCATAAGCGTCATCTCCAATCAGCTTTTAAAAGATCTGAGCTTGCACAACGCCGAAGAGGCTCTTTCAAAATACGCCACCGGCATTTCGCTAAATAACGACGCAGGCGGCAATCGCATCGTCTCGCGCGGCTTTTATGTCGATAATATCCAAGAAGACGGCATCGCAAGCTCGGTTTCTAGCTCCGTGTTCGGGCCGCTGGGCTCATCGAAGGAATTTACCGATTTGGAATTCTACGATCGCGTCGAGGTTCTGCGCGGCGTAGCGGGCCTTACGCAAAGCAACGGCGAGCCCGGCGGCACGATAAATTTAATCCGGAAGCGCCCGAGCGATCAGTTAGGCTTTAACGCAAGTCTAAGCGGCGGTAGCTGGGATAATTATCGCGGCATGATCGACGTTACGGATGCGGTAAATCAAAGCGGTACGGCACGCGCGCGGCTGATCGGAATTTTAAGTAAAACGGGCTCGTTTAAGGACTATCCGCGCAACGGCTATCGCGAAGGCGTCGGCGTTTCGACGGAATTTGACTTGGCCGATAAAACGCTTCTTAGCGCGGGATTTTTGTGGCAAAAAACCGTCGGCGTCTATGATATTTACGGCGTGCCCGTTTTAGATAATCATGGAAATTTACTAAATTTACCGCGCAGAAGTTACTTCGGCTCGGACTGGGACAGAAGCGAATATAAAAAAATTAACGTCTACAGCGAACTCTCGCACGAATTTAGCGATGATCTGAAAGCCTATGCGAGGCTCAATTATACCGATAGCGACAGCATGTTAAAATTCGGAGCGCTCGGCGGGGCAGATCCTTACAACGGCACCACGTCGCATACGGTGCGATATAGAATTTACGATAACGACTCCAAAGAGATCGGGTTTCAAACGGGACTAGACGGTAAATTCGAAGCATTCGGGCAGAAGCACGACTTTTTCTTAAACGGCTCGCTTAGCAACGAAAAGCTTAATTGGCGCGAGACTAGGACGAGGGATTCGTCTCTGGCGTCGCTGGGGATGAATATTTATAATTGGGACCGATCAAGGATCGCTCAGCCCGATTGGAGCAGTGCCGCTACGTTTAAAGACCGAAGCTCCACTACCATAAAGCAGCGCGCGATCTCGCTCGGGACTAGATTAAATTTAACCGACGATTTTCACTTTTTACTCGGCGGGCGCTTTTCGAAGGTAACTTACAGCAGATATTATTATAATATTTTGCGCGGCACGGCTTCGCATAGCGCAAGCCCGAGTAAATCGGATTTCACGCCGTATGCGGGAGTGGTCTGGGATTTTGCGGATAATTTTTCGTGGTACGCAAGCTATGCCGAAATTTTTAAGCCGCAAGCCGCGCGCGATAAAGACGGTAAAATTTTAGATCCCGTCGTCGGCTATAATTTAGAAACCGGCGTGAAGGGAGAATTTTTTGACGGCGCGCTTAATACGAATGTCGCGCTATTTCAGATCATTCAGAAAAATAGGGCGATGAGCGATCCTCTTAATACGAACTACTCCATCGCCGAGGGCAAAGTGCGAAGCCGGGGCGTGGATGCCGAGCTGCAGGGCTCGCTTACTGAGAATTGGAAATTATTCGCAGGATATACTTTCAACCGCAGCGTCTATTTAAAGACGGAAAGAACCTCCGCGGTGGTCGATTATAGCAAGGGCGCAAACGCCAAGCGCTACATTCCGAAGCATCTGTTTAAGTTCTACACGAACTATGAAATTCCGCTCGGCGAAAATCGTAAGGTTACTTTGGGCGCCGGCATGCGCTATCAGAGCAAAACCGCTTCGATATATCGCGAAAACGTTGCGTATTACGCCGCGCCGCAAAAGGCTTACGCGCTGTGGGACGCGAACGTCGGCTATCATTTCGACAAGCACTTTAGCGTAAATTTTGCGGTCAAAAACATCACGGATAAGAAGTATTTTCAAAACACGCAAAATCGCGTCGCTGGGCATAACAACTACTACGGCGAGCCGCGGAATTTTATGCTGACGCTAAATTATACGTATTGA
- a CDS encoding universal stress protein: MKKVITCVDQNALAPAVRDYGIYVAKTLGAELVFIHVVEIPELGENFYGLAAGGIVLGENDILANSYGSPTLGGVDAEKDHEEAEAMLDEYICAATAAGVKASKIIKDGDFIDVIAEYKDEAEIFVLGIKGSNNEDVGFNASVLIKELHVPSLLVNKEFSPINSVLIAFDGTDAAKRTLEFIKSSKLLASAHKHVLHINAGATEGERMLDLAREILGTQNATFKFIQAEVPADEIIKYRRANNLDLIATGAFTKGFFKKLFLGSVSEDILHNALVPVLVLS, translated from the coding sequence ATGAAAAAGGTCATCACTTGCGTCGATCAAAATGCGCTTGCCCCGGCGGTTAGAGATTACGGAATTTACGTCGCTAAAACCTTGGGTGCCGAGCTCGTGTTTATTCACGTGGTTGAAATCCCAGAGCTTGGCGAGAATTTTTATGGGCTAGCCGCAGGCGGAATCGTCCTAGGAGAGAATGATATCCTTGCAAATAGCTACGGAAGTCCCACACTAGGCGGCGTGGATGCGGAGAAAGACCACGAAGAAGCCGAAGCGATGCTAGATGAATATATCTGCGCCGCGACTGCTGCGGGCGTGAAGGCGAGTAAGATCATTAAAGATGGTGATTTTATCGACGTTATCGCGGAGTATAAGGACGAAGCCGAAATTTTTGTACTCGGTATCAAGGGCTCAAATAACGAGGACGTAGGTTTTAACGCAAGCGTGCTGATAAAGGAGCTTCACGTGCCGTCGCTGCTCGTGAATAAGGAATTTTCACCGATTAACTCCGTGCTCATCGCATTTGACGGCACTGACGCGGCGAAACGCACGCTTGAGTTTATAAAGAGCTCAAAGCTTCTTGCGAGCGCGCATAAGCATGTTTTGCACATCAATGCGGGTGCCACAGAGGGCGAGCGGATGCTAGATCTGGCACGCGAAATTTTAGGCACTCAAAACGCCACTTTCAAATTCATCCAAGCGGAAGTGCCCGCCGATGAGATCATCAAATATCGCCGTGCCAATAACCTCGATCTGATCGCTACCGGTGCCTTTACGAAAGGGTTTTTCAAAAAGCTCTTTTTAGGCAGCGTCTCCGAGGATATCTTGCACAATGCGCTTGTACCGGTGCTAGTGCTATCGTAA
- a CDS encoding SemiSWEET family transporter encodes MSERNLQILGWAGTCLSVIMYVSYVPNIMANLDGNKVPFLQPLAAAINCTIWVSYGLLKPKKDYPLAAANFPGIIFGLLTAITAL; translated from the coding sequence ATGAGTGAAAGAAATTTACAAATTTTAGGTTGGGCGGGCACATGCCTGTCGGTCATCATGTACGTATCCTATGTGCCGAACATAATGGCAAATTTAGACGGCAACAAAGTCCCGTTTCTCCAGCCGCTCGCAGCCGCGATAAACTGCACGATATGGGTTAGCTACGGTCTTTTAAAGCCCAAAAAGGACTATCCGCTCGCCGCAGCAAATTTCCCGGGGATCATCTTTGGGCTACTAACCGCAATAACGGCGCTTTAA
- the prfA gene encoding peptide chain release factor 1: MLADKLKPFLDRYDELSRMLSDPAVTADIANMTALSKEQRSIEPIKEAASEYLKILNQIEENKALLSDADLGELAKEELKSLETQKPQLEEKIKILLLPKDPNDDKNIFLEIRAGTGGDEAALFAGDLLGAYLRYADLRGYKCEIVSTSEGSVGGYKEAILLVKGAGAYSRLKFEGGTHRVQRVPETESQGRVHTSAITVAVMPEIEDSEIQINPNDLRIDVMRSSGHGGQSVNTTDSAVRITHIPTGLVVTNQDGKDQHKNKEAAMKVLKARLYDMQEQERLEKERKDRKDQVGTGDRSGRIRTYNYPQNRISDHRINLTLYRLDAIMAGGLFDEIIDPLIAHSQAEAIANAGY, from the coding sequence ATGCTAGCCGATAAACTAAAGCCTTTTTTGGATCGCTATGACGAGCTTTCGCGCATGCTTAGCGATCCTGCAGTTACCGCAGATATCGCTAATATGACGGCGCTATCTAAGGAACAGCGCAGTATCGAGCCGATCAAAGAGGCGGCTAGCGAGTATCTTAAAATTTTAAATCAGATCGAAGAAAACAAAGCCCTGCTAAGCGATGCAGATCTCGGCGAGCTGGCCAAAGAGGAGCTTAAAAGCTTAGAGACGCAAAAGCCGCAGCTCGAAGAGAAAATCAAAATTTTACTGCTTCCGAAAGACCCCAACGACGATAAGAATATCTTTCTTGAGATCCGCGCCGGTACAGGCGGCGACGAAGCGGCGCTGTTTGCGGGCGATCTGCTCGGCGCATATCTGCGCTACGCCGATCTTCGCGGCTATAAATGCGAGATCGTAAGCACTAGCGAAGGCAGCGTCGGCGGCTACAAAGAAGCGATCTTGCTCGTAAAGGGCGCGGGAGCGTATTCGCGGCTAAAATTTGAAGGCGGCACCCACCGCGTGCAGCGCGTCCCCGAAACGGAGAGCCAGGGCAGGGTACATACCTCTGCAATCACCGTCGCCGTGATGCCCGAGATCGAGGATAGCGAGATACAGATCAATCCGAACGATCTTCGCATCGACGTTATGCGCAGCTCCGGCCACGGCGGGCAGTCCGTAAATACCACCGATAGCGCCGTTCGCATCACTCACATCCCGACCGGCTTAGTCGTCACCAACCAAGACGGCAAGGATCAGCACAAAAACAAAGAGGCGGCGATGAAGGTGCTGAAGGCGCGCCTTTACGATATGCAGGAGCAGGAGCGCTTAGAAAAAGAGCGCAAAGATCGCAAGGATCAGGTGGGCACCGGCGACCGCTCGGGGCGAATTCGTACCTACAACTATCCGCAAAACCGCATCAGTGACCACCGCATAAATTTAACTCTCTACCGCCTAGACGCGATCATGGCGGGCGGTTTGTTCGACGAGATCATCGATCCGCTCATCGCGCACTCTCAAGCCGAAGCGATCGCAAACGCGGGCTATTAG
- the rpsT gene encoding 30S ribosomal protein S20, protein MANHKSAEKRARQTIKRTERNRFYRTRVKNITKAVREAVESKDLDAATQALKTANESFHSFVSRGFLKKQTASRKVSRLAKLVNSLKTAA, encoded by the coding sequence ATGGCAAATCACAAATCCGCCGAAAAACGCGCGAGACAAACCATAAAAAGAACGGAGCGAAATAGATTTTATCGCACCAGAGTAAAAAATATCACAAAAGCCGTAAGAGAGGCGGTCGAGAGCAAGGATCTAGACGCAGCGACCCAGGCTTTAAAAACGGCTAATGAAAGCTTTCACAGCTTCGTAAGCAGGGGCTTTTTGAAAAAACAGACCGCGAGCAGAAAAGTAAGCCGCCTAGCCAAACTCGTAAATTCTTTAAAAACCGCCGCGTAA